In Nothobranchius furzeri strain GRZ-AD chromosome 18, NfurGRZ-RIMD1, whole genome shotgun sequence, a single genomic region encodes these proteins:
- the nkx2.1 gene encoding homeobox protein Nkx-2.1 has translation MSMSPKHTTPFSVSDILSPLEESYKKVSMENNNLGAPLTSYRQPQVSQAAMQQHHMGHNGTVSAAYHMTAAGVSQLSHTAMGGYCNGNLGNMGDLPAYQDGMRSSATATGWYGANPDPRFSTISRFMGSSSGMNMGSMGSLSSLADVGKGMGSLSSTPRRKRRVLFSQAQVYELERRFKQQKYLSAPEREHLASMIHLTPTQVKIWFQNHRYKMKRQAKDKVSQQQMQQDSGSCQQQQQQQQQQQQQSPRRVAVPVLVKDGKPCQGSGHTPTSTAQTHHQQGGNVMIMSNNASGLGQHQNQQVGSTGHSPDMAQHSSSPPSLQSQVAGLSHLNSPGAEYGSALQCSALLYGRTW, from the exons ATGTCGATGAGCCCTAAGCATACGACTCCTTTTTCTGTTTCCGATATCTTGAGTCCCCTTGAGGAGAGCTATAAGAAAGTAAGTATGGAGAATAACAACTTGGGGGCACCTCTCACTTCTTACCGACAGCCGCAGGTCTCTCAGGCGGCGATGCAGCAGCACCACATGGGCCACAACGGGACTGTGTCTGCGGCTTATCACATGACGGCGGCAGGTGTCTCCCAGCTGTCACACACGGCCATGGGCGGCTACTGTAACGGCAACCTGGGCAACATGGGCGACCTGCCGGCGTACCAGGACGGCATGAGGAGCAGCGCCACGGCCACCGGCTGGTACGGAGCCAACCCAGATCCGCGCTTCTCCACCA TTTCTCGCTTCATGGGCTCATCGTCGGGCATGAACATGGGAAGTATGGGCAGCCTCAGCTCCCTGGCGGACGTGGGTAAAGGCATGGGCTCCCTGTCTAGCACCCCGAGAAGGAAACGGCGCGTGCTCTTCTCCCAGGCGCAGGTGTACGAGCTGGAGCGGCGCTTCAAGCAGCAAAAATACCTGTCGGCGCCGGAGAGGGAGCACCTGGCGAGCATGATCCACCTCACGCCGACCCAGGTGAAAATCTGGTTCCAGAACCATCGCTACAAGATGAAGAGACAGGCTAAAGACAAAGTGTCCCAGCAGCAGATGCAGCAGGACAGCGGCTCgtgccagcagcagcagcagcagcagcagcagcagcagcagcagtcccCACGGAGGGTGGCCGTGCCGGTGCTGGTGAAGGACGGGAAGCCGTGCCAAGGCAGCGGCCACACGCCCACGTCCACAGCGCAAACGCACCACCAGCAGGGAGGCAATGTCATGATCATGTCCAACAACGCCTCCGGCCTCGGGCAGCACCAGAACCAGCAAGTAGGGAGCACGGGTCACTCCCCTGACATGGCACAGCACTCTTCCAGTCCGCCGTCCCTACAGAGTCAGGTGGCCGGCCTCTCCCACCTCAACTCCCCCGGAGCGGAGTACGGTTCGGCCCTGCAGTGTTCGGCCCTGTTGTACGGCAGGACGTGGTGA